From Enterococcus mediterraneensis, the proteins below share one genomic window:
- a CDS encoding IreB family regulatory phosphoprotein: protein MGYTDETVRFDFDDSRKKEVSETLAIVYRALEEKGYNPINQIVGYLLSGDPAYIPRYRDARNLIRRHERDEILEVLIRYYLGNHGISL, encoded by the coding sequence TTGGGTTATACAGATGAAACGGTACGTTTTGATTTTGATGATAGCAGAAAAAAAGAAGTGAGCGAGACACTGGCGATCGTGTATCGTGCCTTGGAAGAAAAAGGGTACAATCCAATCAATCAAATCGTGGGTTATCTGCTTTCTGGAGACCCGGCCTACATTCCTCGTTATCGAGACGCCCGTAATTTGATTCGTCGCCATGAGCGCGATGAAATTTTAGAAGTATTGATTCGCTATTATCTAGGGAATCACGGGATCAGTTTATAA
- the ruvX gene encoding Holliday junction resolvase RuvX, with translation MRIMGLDVGSKTVGIAVSDPMGWTAQGVEIIRINEENGEFGFERLGELVAEYEVTQFVVGLPKNMNNSIGPRAEASMAYGAKIAELFDLPVAYQDERLTTVQAERMLVEQANTSRAKRKKVIDKLAAVMILQNYLDGASKNLL, from the coding sequence ATGAGAATCATGGGATTAGACGTCGGCTCCAAAACGGTTGGGATCGCTGTCAGCGACCCCATGGGCTGGACTGCACAGGGTGTAGAGATCATTCGGATCAATGAAGAAAATGGCGAGTTTGGTTTTGAACGTTTAGGTGAATTAGTCGCTGAATATGAGGTGACTCAATTTGTCGTCGGACTGCCAAAAAACATGAACAATTCGATCGGACCGCGGGCGGAAGCTTCGATGGCTTACGGCGCAAAGATCGCTGAATTGTTTGATCTTCCCGTTGCTTATCAGGATGAACGATTGACGACAGTACAAGCAGAACGAATGTTGGTAGAACAAGCTAACACTTCCAGAGCCAAGAGAAAAAAAGTTATCGACAAATTAGCGGCAGTGATGATCTTGCAAAATTATTTGGATGGCGCAAGCAAGAATCTGCTATAA
- a CDS encoding DUF1292 domain-containing protein, producing the protein MTEHTHDHNHDHDHEGHEHITLVDDQGNETLYEILLTVDGQEEFGRNYVLLYPAGASEDEDVELQAYAYIENEDGTEGELQQIETEAEWDMIEEVFNTFMAEEEE; encoded by the coding sequence ATGACTGAACATACCCACGATCACAACCATGATCATGACCACGAAGGACATGAACACATCACATTGGTAGACGATCAAGGCAATGAAACACTTTATGAGATCCTTTTGACCGTTGACGGCCAAGAAGAATTCGGACGTAATTACGTGCTGCTTTATCCAGCCGGCGCATCAGAAGATGAAGACGTTGAATTGCAAGCCTATGCCTATATCGAAAACGAAGACGGCACAGAAGGCGAATTGCAACAAATCGAAACCGAAGCTGAATGGGACATGATCGAAGAAGTTTTCAACACATTCATGGCGGAAGAAGAAGAATAG
- a CDS encoding AraC family transcriptional regulator, producing MEQSIFLKKEPQQLEKELYFDFCGFSKTMPFHSFGPAIRNNYILHIVMEGKGSYHVKNQQFQLKKGDLFLIRPGDSNFYLADGEDPWMYCWLSFGGSAAEEIIRRSLFKEDQYTMISSNIQKYVDIIVECMKETEENLESELQLTALTYRFLAVLLKDGGKISGGIPKVHSSLAVETVKYIEEHYAENLSVEEIAQHLSVNRSHLSRVFSNYMGTSIKEYLIGVRINRGAFLLSLTNDSVESIAYQVGFNSLVVFSRMFKKSTGETATNYRKRMRNENFKDISLDTLKKQLEKQTAVSWTT from the coding sequence ATGGAACAATCGATTTTCTTAAAAAAAGAGCCGCAACAATTGGAAAAAGAATTATACTTTGACTTTTGCGGGTTCTCTAAAACAATGCCCTTTCATTCTTTTGGTCCTGCAATCCGAAACAACTATATTTTGCATATCGTTATGGAAGGCAAAGGCTCTTATCATGTAAAAAACCAACAATTCCAATTAAAAAAAGGTGATCTGTTCTTGATCCGTCCTGGCGATTCAAACTTTTACTTGGCAGACGGAGAAGACCCGTGGATGTATTGCTGGCTTTCTTTTGGCGGCTCAGCTGCGGAAGAAATCATTCGGCGCTCACTTTTCAAAGAAGACCAATATACGATGATTTCTTCTAATATACAAAAATATGTCGATATTATTGTGGAATGTATGAAAGAGACCGAAGAGAATCTAGAAAGTGAACTGCAATTAACTGCATTGACCTATCGTTTTTTAGCGGTTCTTTTAAAAGATGGCGGCAAGATCAGCGGCGGTATCCCAAAGGTCCATTCCTCTTTAGCTGTTGAAACCGTCAAATATATCGAAGAACATTATGCGGAAAACTTATCAGTTGAAGAAATCGCCCAGCACTTATCTGTCAACCGCAGTCATTTATCACGTGTGTTCAGCAATTATATGGGAACAAGCATCAAAGAATATTTGATCGGTGTACGGATCAACCGGGGAGCGTTTCTCCTTTCTCTAACTAATGACTCTGTAGAAAGCATTGCTTATCAAGTAGGATTCAACAGTTTAGTCGTATTTAGCCGTATGTTCAAAAAAAGTACCGGAGAGACGGCGACAAACTATCGTAAACGGATGAGAAATGAAAATTTCAAAGATATTTCTTTAGATACCTTGAAAAAACAATTGGAAAAACAAACAGCAGTTTCCTGGACGACCTGA
- a CDS encoding glycoside-pentoside-hexuronide (GPH):cation symporter: MRNKMIQRVSYALGAFGHDTFYVTLSTYFMVFVTSQMFAGADKATNARMIATVTSLVVGIRLVEIIFDPLIGGIIDNTRTKYGKFKPWLVIGGVVSSVLLVAIFTNFFGLATHNTTLFIVLFAIVFVLLDSFYSFKDIAFWSMIPALSTETKEREKFATFARFGSSLGANGTTLVVVPIVTFFTYLVTHKHIEGASGWFWFGVIAAVISGGTAIITALGTKEVDTAIRQQNEKAGIKDVFKAIAQNDQLMWLALAYIAYAIANVATTAVLFYFFKYVLGQPTEFWIVGLVAALLGLIAVPLFPVLTRVISRRYVYLGGIAMMTSSYLFFTIAGSSLPIVIVGLVLFYFPQQLIFLSALMTITDSVEYGQWKNGIRNEAVTLSIRPLLDKIAGALSNGIVGFVAIASGMTGNATAADITAHGVETFKAYAFYAPAALMIFSAIIFAWKITLTEKKHAQIVEELENKLAPADTAEDELHDAVVPSH; encoded by the coding sequence ATGAGAAACAAAATGATCCAACGTGTGTCCTACGCTTTAGGCGCTTTTGGGCACGATACATTCTATGTTACATTGAGCACTTATTTTATGGTATTCGTTACAAGTCAGATGTTTGCAGGTGCAGATAAAGCAACGAATGCTAGAATGATTGCCACAGTCACAAGTTTGGTAGTGGGTATCCGTTTAGTTGAAATTATTTTTGATCCTTTGATTGGCGGGATCATCGACAATACACGAACGAAATACGGTAAGTTCAAACCATGGTTAGTTATTGGCGGTGTGGTCAGTTCCGTACTTCTTGTAGCGATCTTTACTAATTTCTTTGGACTAGCTACTCACAACACGACTTTATTTATTGTATTATTTGCAATCGTTTTCGTATTATTAGACAGCTTTTATTCATTCAAAGATATTGCTTTTTGGTCCATGATTCCGGCATTGAGTACTGAAACAAAAGAACGCGAAAAATTCGCGACATTCGCTCGTTTTGGTTCATCTCTGGGAGCAAATGGTACTACTCTAGTGGTCGTACCTATCGTTACTTTCTTTACTTACCTTGTTACTCATAAACATATTGAAGGCGCTTCAGGCTGGTTTTGGTTTGGTGTGATCGCAGCGGTTATTTCAGGTGGTACTGCTATTATTACCGCTCTAGGTACAAAAGAAGTCGACACGGCGATTCGTCAGCAAAATGAAAAAGCTGGGATCAAAGATGTCTTCAAAGCAATCGCTCAAAATGATCAGTTGATGTGGCTTGCACTTGCTTATATCGCTTATGCGATCGCTAATGTGGCAACTACCGCTGTATTGTTCTACTTTTTCAAATACGTTCTTGGTCAACCAACTGAATTTTGGATCGTAGGTCTTGTTGCAGCTTTGCTTGGATTGATAGCGGTTCCGTTATTCCCTGTTCTTACGCGGGTCATTTCCCGCCGTTATGTATATCTTGGAGGAATCGCAATGATGACTTCCTCTTACTTGTTCTTTACGATCGCAGGTTCAAGTCTGCCAATCGTTATTGTAGGATTAGTCTTGTTTTACTTCCCACAACAGTTGATTTTCTTATCTGCTTTGATGACTATCACAGACTCTGTTGAATACGGACAATGGAAAAACGGCATCCGCAATGAAGCAGTCACTTTGTCGATCCGACCTTTACTGGATAAAATCGCCGGTGCTTTGTCTAATGGGATCGTAGGTTTTGTCGCTATTGCTTCTGGGATGACAGGTAATGCTACCGCTGCTGATATCACGGCTCACGGAGTAGAGACATTCAAGGCTTACGCATTCTACGCTCCAGCGGCTTTGATGATTTTTTCAGCAATCATTTTTGCTTGGAAGATTACATTGACAGAGAAAAAACATGCACAGATCGTGGAAGAATTAGAAAATAAATTGGCACCGGCTGATACAGCGGAAGATGAACTTCATGATGCAGTCGTTCCTTCACATTAA